One stretch of Sinomonas terrae DNA includes these proteins:
- the gatB gene encoding Asp-tRNA(Asn)/Glu-tRNA(Gln) amidotransferase subunit GatB gives MSDPTLSFDEAMEQFDPVLGFEVHVELNTKTKMFSSAPNAFGDEPNTNVNEVDLGLPGVLPVVNKAAVESSIKIGLALNCEIAESCRFARKNYFYPDTPKNFQTSQYDEPIAHDGWIEIELEDGEVFRVEIERAHMEEDAGKLTHLGGATGRIQGAEYSLVDYNRAGVPLVEIVTKPIVGAGRRAPELARAYVSAIREIVKNLGVSDARMERGNVRCDANVSLMPKGATKFGIRSETKNVNSLRSVEHAVRHEIQRHAAVLASGGKVTQETRHWHEDTRTTTAGRPKSDADDYRYFPEPDLVPVVATREWVESIRAQLPEPPAERRKRLKAAWGYSDPEFRDVVNAGVMDAIEETIAAGATAAAARKWWMGEIVGRAKVADVEPAELGVTPEAIVELNGLVEGGKLNNKMAGQVLDGVIAGEGTPTQVMEARGLVLVSDDGPLLEAIDAALAAQPGVAEKIRGGKVQAVGAIVGGVMKATRGQADAGRVKELILEKLGVNA, from the coding sequence ATGTCTGATCCAACGCTGTCCTTCGACGAGGCCATGGAGCAGTTCGATCCGGTCCTCGGCTTCGAGGTCCACGTGGAGCTCAACACGAAGACGAAGATGTTCTCCTCGGCCCCGAACGCTTTCGGCGACGAACCGAACACCAACGTCAACGAGGTCGATCTGGGTCTCCCGGGAGTCCTCCCGGTCGTGAACAAGGCCGCGGTTGAGTCGTCGATCAAGATCGGCCTCGCGCTCAACTGCGAGATCGCCGAATCCTGCCGATTCGCACGCAAGAACTACTTCTACCCGGACACGCCGAAGAACTTCCAGACCTCTCAGTACGACGAGCCGATCGCCCACGATGGCTGGATCGAGATCGAGCTCGAGGACGGCGAGGTGTTCCGCGTCGAGATCGAGCGTGCCCACATGGAGGAGGACGCCGGCAAGCTGACCCATCTGGGCGGCGCGACCGGGCGGATCCAGGGTGCGGAGTACTCACTCGTCGACTACAACCGAGCCGGGGTCCCCCTCGTCGAGATCGTCACGAAGCCGATCGTCGGTGCTGGACGCCGCGCCCCCGAACTCGCACGCGCTTACGTCTCCGCGATCCGCGAGATCGTGAAGAACCTCGGGGTCTCCGATGCGCGGATGGAGCGCGGCAACGTGCGCTGCGATGCGAACGTCTCCCTCATGCCGAAGGGTGCCACGAAGTTCGGCATCCGCTCGGAGACGAAGAACGTGAACTCCCTGCGTTCGGTCGAGCACGCGGTCCGGCACGAGATCCAGCGCCACGCGGCGGTCCTCGCGAGTGGCGGGAAGGTCACCCAGGAGACGCGCCACTGGCATGAGGACACGCGGACGACGACGGCGGGTCGCCCCAAGAGCGACGCCGACGACTACCGCTACTTCCCGGAGCCGGACCTCGTCCCCGTGGTCGCGACGCGCGAGTGGGTCGAGTCCATCCGAGCCCAGCTCCCCGAGCCGCCAGCCGAGCGACGCAAGCGACTCAAGGCCGCCTGGGGCTATTCGGACCCGGAGTTCCGCGACGTCGTCAATGCCGGTGTGATGGACGCGATCGAGGAGACCATCGCGGCCGGCGCCACTGCGGCCGCAGCCCGCAAGTGGTGGATGGGCGAGATTGTCGGCCGCGCCAAGGTGGCCGACGTCGAGCCCGCTGAGCTGGGGGTCACTCCGGAGGCGATCGTCGAGCTCAACGGCCTCGTGGAGGGCGGCAAGCTCAACAACAAGATGGCCGGGCAGGTGCTCGACGGCGTGATCGCCGGAGAGGGCACCCCCACTCAGGTCATGGAGGCGCGCGGGCTCGTTCTCGTGTCCGACGACGGCCCCCTCCTCGAGGCGATCGACGCGGCTCTTGCTGCACAGCCCGGTGTGGCGGAGAAGATCCGCGGCGGCAAGGTCCAAGCCGTCGGAGCAATCGTCGGTGGCGTCATGAAGGCAACCCGCGGGCAGGCGGACGCGGGGCGTGTCAAGGAGCTCATCCTCGAAAAGCTCGGGGTCAACGCTTAG
- the gatA gene encoding Asp-tRNA(Asn)/Glu-tRNA(Gln) amidotransferase subunit GatA, whose translation MNELITSTASQLAEKLSAKEVSSEEVTRAHLDRISEVDEQVHAFLHVNTEEALAVAREVDSMRAGGGNDAAGLHPLAGVPIAIKDLIVTVGQPTTAGSRMLEGWMSPYDATVIKKIRAAKLPMLGKTNLDEFAMGSSTEHSAFGPTRNPWDLGRIPGGSGGGSAAAVAAFEAPLALGTDTGGSIRQPGAVTGTVGVKPTYGAVSRYGAIAMASSLDQIGPVSRSVLDAALLQELVGGHDPFDSTSLTDSFDTLVSAARSGSVEGLRIGVVKELGGEGFQPGVEARFRDALELLRGAGAEVVEVSCPNFRYALGAYYLIMPSEVSSNLAKFDGVRYGLRALPKEGPLTIERVMGATRAAGFGDEAKRRIILGTYALSAGYYDAYYGSAQKVRTLIQRDFDAAFQKADVLISPTAPTTAFPLGEKLDDPLAMYLNDVATIPANLAGVPGLSLPGGLADEDGLPVGIQLLAPAREDARLYKVGAALESLLEAQWGGPLLAKAPVLEAAKTGEVN comes from the coding sequence ATGAACGAGCTGATTACCAGCACGGCCTCCCAGCTGGCCGAGAAGCTGTCCGCCAAGGAGGTCTCCTCCGAGGAGGTCACGCGCGCGCACCTCGATCGGATCTCCGAGGTCGACGAGCAGGTCCACGCGTTCCTGCACGTCAACACGGAGGAGGCGCTCGCCGTCGCCCGCGAGGTCGACTCGATGCGTGCGGGAGGCGGGAACGACGCCGCGGGCCTCCACCCGCTGGCCGGTGTCCCGATCGCGATCAAGGACCTCATCGTCACCGTTGGCCAGCCGACGACGGCAGGTTCCCGCATGCTTGAGGGCTGGATGAGTCCCTACGACGCGACGGTCATCAAGAAGATCCGGGCCGCGAAGCTCCCGATGCTCGGCAAGACGAACCTCGACGAGTTCGCGATGGGCTCCTCGACGGAGCACTCGGCGTTCGGCCCCACGCGCAACCCGTGGGACCTCGGCCGCATCCCCGGCGGGTCGGGCGGCGGCTCGGCTGCAGCGGTCGCCGCGTTCGAGGCGCCGCTCGCCCTCGGCACGGACACCGGCGGCTCCATCCGCCAGCCCGGCGCAGTCACGGGAACGGTCGGCGTGAAGCCGACGTACGGCGCCGTGTCCCGCTACGGTGCGATCGCCATGGCCTCGAGCCTCGACCAGATCGGGCCGGTCTCCCGCTCGGTGCTCGACGCCGCGCTCCTCCAGGAGCTCGTCGGCGGCCACGACCCGTTCGACTCGACTTCCCTCACCGACTCGTTCGACACTCTCGTCTCGGCTGCGCGCAGCGGCAGTGTCGAGGGCTTGCGGATCGGCGTGGTCAAGGAGCTCGGCGGCGAGGGCTTCCAGCCGGGGGTGGAGGCTCGGTTCCGCGACGCCCTCGAACTGCTCCGCGGAGCGGGCGCCGAGGTCGTCGAGGTCTCGTGCCCGAACTTCCGGTACGCGCTCGGCGCGTACTACCTCATCATGCCGTCCGAGGTTTCTTCGAACCTCGCGAAGTTCGACGGGGTGCGGTACGGCCTGAGGGCCCTGCCGAAGGAGGGCCCCCTCACGATCGAGCGGGTCATGGGCGCCACGCGCGCGGCGGGCTTCGGGGACGAGGCGAAGCGCCGCATTATCCTCGGCACCTACGCGCTCTCGGCCGGGTACTACGACGCCTACTACGGTTCCGCCCAGAAGGTTCGCACGCTCATCCAGCGCGATTTCGACGCGGCGTTCCAGAAGGCGGACGTCCTCATCTCCCCGACGGCGCCCACGACCGCGTTCCCGCTCGGCGAGAAGCTCGACGATCCGCTGGCTATGTATCTGAACGACGTCGCGACGATCCCCGCGAACCTCGCGGGCGTCCCCGGGCTGTCCCTCCCCGGCGGCCTCGCCGATGAGGATGGACTGCCCGTGGGCATCCAGCTGCTCGCACCTGCCCGCGAGGACGCGCGCCTCTACAAGGTGGGCGCAGCGCTGGAGTCCCTGCTCGAGGCGCAGTGGGGCGGACCGCTGCTGGCCAAGGCACCGGTCCTCGAGGCCGCGAAGACCGGAGAGGTGAACTGA
- the gatC gene encoding Asp-tRNA(Asn)/Glu-tRNA(Gln) amidotransferase subunit GatC, with amino-acid sequence MAEITRDDVAHLAQLARIEMSADELDRMAGELAHIVDAVKSVSEVAGPDVPATSHPIALSNVFREDVVGHVLTPEEALSGAPDAEDDRFKVPAILDEE; translated from the coding sequence ATGGCTGAGATCACTCGTGACGACGTTGCGCATTTGGCGCAGCTTGCGCGCATCGAGATGAGTGCAGACGAACTGGACAGGATGGCGGGCGAGCTCGCCCACATCGTCGATGCCGTCAAGTCGGTGAGCGAGGTGGCCGGCCCGGATGTCCCCGCGACATCCCACCCGATCGCCCTCAGCAACGTCTTCCGCGAGGACGTCGTGGGGCATGTGCTCACGCCCGAGGAGGCACTGTCGGGTGCGCCCGACGCTGAGGACGACCGATTCAAGGTCCCGGCGATCCTGGACGAGGAGTGA
- a CDS encoding CitMHS family transporter: MLVLLGFAMIAVFMALIMTKKLTPVLALIIVPTIFGLFAGAGLGIGDMVITSMKSMASTAALLMFAIVYFGLMIDVGLFDPLVKFILRKLGNDPAKVVMGTALLAAAVSLDGDGSTTFILTTAAMLPVYLRLGLSPVVLTCVAGLANGTMNILPWGGPTARAATALKLDVNDVFVPMVPSLLAGLVLVFLFAWQLGLRERRRLAVQRPEVWGMEGPGRVGPSGGRGEQRAGEQRTTAGGGVALEDSPSPVATLAHADSMAGTALDPTRSTLRPKLFWFNLALTVGIMVLLVANVLPLPYVFMVGAAVALVVNFPRVKDQAAQLVAHAPSVVAVVSMVIAASVLTGVLTGKIGGTTIVQEMSSWLVSIIPGDAGPFMAIITGILSIPMTFFMSNDAFYFGVLPILSETASHYGVGAAEMARASITGQPFHLQSPLVPAILLLVSLANVELGDHHKLVLWRTAAISLAMLAVGVLVGAVGIG, encoded by the coding sequence ATGCTGGTACTGCTCGGCTTCGCGATGATTGCCGTCTTCATGGCGCTCATCATGACCAAGAAGCTCACCCCGGTGCTCGCCCTCATCATCGTGCCGACGATCTTCGGCTTGTTCGCCGGGGCAGGGCTCGGCATCGGAGACATGGTCATCACCTCGATGAAGTCGATGGCCTCGACCGCGGCCCTGCTGATGTTCGCGATCGTCTACTTCGGGCTCATGATCGATGTCGGCCTGTTCGACCCGCTCGTCAAGTTCATCCTCCGCAAGCTGGGCAACGACCCGGCCAAGGTGGTGATGGGCACTGCACTGCTCGCGGCCGCCGTCTCGCTCGACGGCGACGGTTCGACGACGTTCATCCTCACGACAGCCGCCATGCTGCCCGTCTACCTCCGCCTCGGACTGAGCCCCGTCGTGCTCACGTGCGTCGCGGGCCTCGCGAACGGGACCATGAACATCCTCCCCTGGGGCGGTCCCACGGCACGTGCGGCGACCGCGCTCAAGCTCGACGTCAACGACGTGTTCGTTCCCATGGTTCCGTCGCTGCTGGCCGGCCTCGTTCTCGTCTTCCTGTTCGCGTGGCAGCTCGGCTTGCGCGAGCGGCGTCGCCTTGCGGTGCAGCGCCCCGAGGTGTGGGGGATGGAAGGCCCTGGGAGGGTTGGGCCCAGCGGCGGTCGCGGCGAACAGCGGGCGGGCGAGCAGCGGACGACGGCGGGTGGCGGCGTCGCGCTCGAGGACTCGCCTTCACCGGTGGCCACGTTGGCCCACGCCGACTCGATGGCAGGCACCGCCCTCGACCCGACGCGCTCCACGCTCCGGCCGAAGCTGTTCTGGTTCAACCTCGCGCTCACGGTCGGCATCATGGTGCTGCTCGTCGCGAACGTGCTCCCGCTGCCTTACGTGTTCATGGTGGGCGCCGCCGTCGCCCTCGTGGTGAACTTCCCGCGGGTCAAGGACCAGGCTGCCCAGCTCGTGGCTCACGCGCCATCGGTCGTCGCCGTCGTCTCCATGGTGATCGCGGCATCGGTGCTCACCGGCGTCCTCACCGGCAAGATCGGCGGCACCACGATCGTGCAGGAAATGTCCTCATGGCTGGTTTCGATCATCCCGGGCGATGCTGGACCGTTCATGGCCATCATCACGGGCATCCTCTCGATCCCCATGACGTTCTTCATGAGCAATGACGCGTTCTACTTCGGGGTCCTGCCGATCCTTTCCGAGACGGCCAGCCACTACGGCGTCGGCGCCGCGGAGATGGCGCGAGCGTCTATCACGGGCCAACCGTTCCACTTGCAGAGCCCGCTCGTTCCAGCGATCCTCCTTCTGGTGTCCCTCGCCAACGTCGAACTCGGCGACCACCACAAGCTCGTCCTGTGGCGGACAGCCGCGATCTCGCTTGCCATGCTCGCGGTCGGCGTGCTCGTCGGGGCCGTCGGGATCGGCTAG
- a CDS encoding sensor histidine kinase, whose protein sequence is MSTTTERAPSGRPRWALRFSTRILLLQLAAVLLAVVLAAVTHLWLAYERLWTDAEQNALTLARSVAADPALRREVAAISAEAGTPPRSELAAGPVMADAEATRQRSGALFVVVTDEQGLRLAHPDPARLGERVSTAPDIALAGQEVTVRNTGTLGPSVGAKVPVFAPDGVRQPSGTVVGEVSTGFARSSVVDGLRGDALAVTGTAALALAAGTLASLALRRRLADLTLGLEPEDIGTLVQDQEAVLRGIDEGVIGISRTGSVTVVNSAARRLLGDAEDFTGTDWPSAPVPAVLRSLTITGSDGQTRELVVGDRVLVATARAVVHGLRELGWVVMLRDRTELQRLTRQLDAVGALSEALRAQRHEFSNQLHAVAGLLDIGEASQARTYLGNLASSGPLDYPLEQAELLGDPALQAFLGAKGIEAAERGVVLRLGDATLVRHPVAARQDVTTVLGNLVDKAVRAAVDGSPDARGQRWVEVELLDDGPTLHIVVADSGNGIGAIPSQRLFEPGYTTAPVAADDAGLEPAAGHGLGLPLARQLARRRGGDVWVISPGQAGGPGAVFGARVVGRTEP, encoded by the coding sequence ATGAGCACGACGACGGAGCGCGCCCCCAGCGGCCGACCACGCTGGGCATTGCGCTTCTCGACGCGCATCCTCCTGCTCCAACTCGCGGCCGTCCTCCTCGCCGTCGTCCTCGCAGCGGTCACCCACCTCTGGCTCGCCTACGAACGCCTGTGGACCGACGCCGAGCAGAACGCGCTCACCCTTGCACGATCGGTCGCCGCTGATCCGGCGCTGCGGCGAGAGGTGGCCGCAATCTCCGCCGAGGCCGGAACTCCCCCGCGCTCCGAGCTCGCTGCCGGCCCCGTCATGGCCGACGCCGAGGCGACCCGGCAGCGCAGCGGCGCGCTCTTCGTCGTCGTGACCGACGAACAGGGCCTGCGGCTTGCGCATCCGGACCCGGCACGCCTCGGAGAGCGCGTCAGCACGGCACCCGACATTGCCCTCGCGGGTCAGGAGGTGACCGTCCGGAATACAGGGACGCTCGGCCCATCGGTCGGTGCGAAGGTGCCTGTCTTCGCGCCCGACGGCGTTCGCCAACCCTCGGGGACTGTCGTCGGCGAGGTCAGCACGGGCTTCGCGCGCTCGAGCGTGGTCGATGGTCTGAGAGGCGATGCCCTAGCAGTCACCGGAACCGCCGCACTCGCCCTCGCAGCCGGGACGCTCGCTTCGCTTGCCCTCCGCCGTCGTCTCGCCGACCTCACGCTCGGCCTCGAACCGGAGGACATCGGCACGCTCGTCCAAGACCAGGAGGCCGTGCTGCGGGGCATCGACGAGGGGGTGATCGGCATCTCGCGGACAGGAAGCGTGACGGTCGTGAACTCCGCCGCTCGGCGCCTGCTCGGAGACGCAGAGGACTTCACGGGCACAGACTGGCCATCGGCTCCCGTGCCCGCGGTCCTGAGGTCTCTGACGATCACGGGCTCCGACGGTCAGACCCGAGAGCTCGTGGTCGGCGATCGGGTGCTCGTCGCAACCGCGCGAGCCGTGGTCCACGGGCTCCGCGAACTCGGATGGGTCGTCATGCTGCGCGACAGGACGGAGCTGCAGAGGCTGACGCGCCAGCTCGACGCGGTCGGGGCACTGAGCGAGGCGCTGCGCGCCCAGCGACATGAGTTCAGCAACCAACTCCACGCCGTCGCAGGCCTGCTGGACATCGGCGAGGCCTCGCAGGCGCGCACCTACCTCGGAAACCTGGCCTCGTCGGGGCCGCTCGACTATCCGCTCGAGCAGGCCGAGCTCCTCGGAGACCCGGCACTTCAGGCTTTCCTCGGGGCGAAGGGCATCGAGGCCGCCGAGCGCGGCGTGGTCCTGCGGCTCGGGGATGCGACGCTCGTGCGGCACCCCGTCGCGGCCCGGCAGGACGTCACAACGGTTCTCGGCAATCTTGTCGACAAGGCGGTGCGTGCCGCCGTCGACGGTTCCCCGGACGCCCGTGGCCAGCGCTGGGTCGAGGTCGAGCTTCTCGACGACGGCCCGACGCTGCACATCGTCGTCGCGGACTCAGGGAACGGGATCGGCGCGATACCGTCCCAACGCCTCTTCGAGCCCGGATACACCACCGCGCCCGTGGCTGCGGACGACGCCGGCCTCGAACCCGCCGCGGGCCACGGCCTTGGACTCCCCCTCGCCCGTCAACTCGCCCGACGCCGCGGCGGGGACGTGTGGGTCATCTCGCCTGGGCAGGCGGGCGGGCCAGGCGCAGTCTTCGGCGCGCGGGTCGTAGGGAGGACAGAGCCATGA
- a CDS encoding response regulator has protein sequence MTEFRVLIVDDDFHVARVHSTYVDAIPGFTALSPVGTAALALQAVHALRPDLVLLDLYLPDTPGLELLRSLDLDTIMLTAAADPESVRAALRRGALGYLIKPFAADGLETVLRGYARYRRLLETPGTLDQAGLDRARRALLGAREPNALGRTRSGTETAVLETLASGGLLSAAEVAALVGVSRATAQRYLAALADEGSVEIQLRYGATGRPEHRYGLRD, from the coding sequence ATGACCGAGTTCAGAGTCCTCATTGTGGACGACGACTTCCACGTAGCACGTGTTCACAGCACCTACGTCGACGCGATTCCGGGCTTCACCGCCCTCTCCCCTGTGGGGACGGCCGCGCTCGCGCTGCAGGCCGTCCACGCGCTCCGGCCCGATCTCGTGCTGCTGGACCTGTATCTTCCCGACACTCCCGGCCTTGAGCTCTTGCGCAGCCTCGACCTCGACACGATCATGCTCACTGCCGCGGCGGATCCCGAGTCGGTGCGCGCCGCGCTGCGCCGCGGTGCCCTCGGCTATCTCATCAAGCCCTTCGCAGCGGACGGGCTCGAGACGGTCCTGCGCGGGTACGCCCGCTACCGGAGGCTCCTCGAGACCCCAGGGACTCTCGACCAGGCTGGCCTCGACCGCGCGCGGCGCGCACTTCTGGGCGCGCGGGAGCCTAACGCGTTGGGCCGAACGCGATCAGGCACCGAGACAGCCGTACTTGAGACCCTCGCCTCCGGCGGACTCCTCTCCGCAGCCGAGGTCGCCGCCCTCGTCGGCGTCTCCCGAGCGACCGCCCAGCGTTACCTGGCCGCCCTCGCCGACGAGGGCTCGGTCGAAATCCAGCTCCGCTACGGGGCGACGGGCCGCCCCGAGCACAGGTACGGGCTGCGGGATTGA
- a CDS encoding TetR family transcriptional regulator, with amino-acid sequence MGRWEPDAAGRLVEAALELFAEHAYEQTTVADIAQKAGVTERTFFRYYADKREVLFAGANLLEEGIVASIAAAPPEEPPFDAVVAAIASTAGTALESRREFARRRASVIASNASLQERELLKLAALGAAASAALRDRGATGEEAELAAEAGVALFKIGFERWIASPDSPSIADCVQAAARGLRTVVAAKEIGAKETGAKTTAARGIES; translated from the coding sequence ATGGGTCGTTGGGAACCGGACGCCGCCGGTCGGCTTGTCGAAGCCGCGCTTGAGCTCTTTGCCGAGCACGCTTACGAGCAGACGACGGTCGCCGACATCGCGCAGAAGGCCGGGGTGACCGAGCGCACCTTCTTCCGTTACTACGCGGACAAGCGGGAGGTGCTGTTCGCCGGAGCGAACCTGCTCGAGGAGGGGATAGTGGCGAGTATCGCGGCGGCGCCGCCAGAAGAGCCCCCCTTCGATGCCGTCGTCGCCGCCATCGCGTCCACCGCTGGGACCGCACTCGAGTCCAGGCGGGAGTTCGCCCGCCGGCGCGCCTCGGTCATCGCCTCGAACGCGAGCCTGCAGGAACGAGAGCTGCTCAAGCTCGCCGCCCTCGGAGCCGCAGCATCGGCCGCTCTCCGCGATCGGGGCGCGACGGGCGAGGAGGCCGAGCTCGCGGCCGAGGCAGGCGTGGCGCTCTTCAAGATCGGATTCGAGCGTTGGATCGCCAGCCCCGATTCCCCGAGCATCGCGGACTGCGTGCAGGCGGCGGCCCGGGGGCTGCGGACGGTCGTCGCGGCGAAGGAGATCGGGGCGAAGGAGACCGGGGCGAAGACGACGGCAGCCAGGGGGATCGAGAGCTGA
- a CDS encoding SDR family oxidoreductase translates to MRIFTTGASGWIGSAVVPELLAAGHRVVGLARSEASAEALVSAGVVPWRGSLSDLDSLRAGAEAADGVIHLAFNHDFSDYAGAGRTERAVVETLGEALEGSGRPLVVASGVAGLTVGRMATEEDPTPNVDPDAPRGASEHLALSFAARGVRSVAVRFAPTVHGRGDKGFTAMLVRIARERGVAAYIGDGANRWPAVHRNDAAHLVRLAFEQAQPGAVVHAVGEEGIATRDIAAAIGREFDVPTTALASENAQEHFGWIGALLGLDIPAASTLTRERFAWNPTGSGLLEDIAGGAYGRS, encoded by the coding sequence ATGCGCATCTTCACGACCGGCGCGTCGGGCTGGATCGGATCAGCCGTTGTCCCCGAACTGCTGGCGGCTGGCCATCGGGTCGTCGGGCTCGCCCGCTCGGAGGCGTCCGCCGAGGCGCTCGTCTCCGCCGGCGTCGTGCCGTGGCGCGGCAGCCTGAGCGACCTCGACAGCCTGCGCGCTGGAGCGGAGGCGGCCGACGGCGTCATCCACCTCGCGTTCAACCACGACTTCAGCGACTATGCGGGAGCCGGCCGGACCGAACGCGCCGTGGTCGAAACCCTCGGCGAAGCGCTCGAGGGCTCCGGGAGGCCTCTCGTCGTCGCGTCGGGGGTCGCGGGCCTCACCGTCGGACGCATGGCGACGGAGGAGGATCCCACGCCGAACGTCGACCCGGACGCACCGCGGGGGGCGAGCGAGCACCTCGCACTCTCCTTCGCCGCGCGGGGTGTCCGCTCGGTGGCCGTCCGATTCGCGCCGACGGTCCACGGCCGAGGCGACAAGGGCTTCACCGCCATGCTCGTGCGAATCGCGCGGGAACGAGGCGTTGCGGCCTACATCGGCGACGGCGCCAACCGGTGGCCGGCTGTTCACCGCAACGATGCCGCGCACCTCGTGCGCCTGGCCTTCGAGCAGGCTCAGCCCGGCGCCGTCGTCCACGCCGTCGGCGAAGAAGGCATCGCCACCCGCGACATCGCGGCAGCGATCGGCAGGGAGTTCGACGTGCCCACCACCGCGCTCGCGTCTGAGAACGCCCAGGAGCACTTCGGGTGGATCGGCGCCCTCCTCGGACTCGACATCCCAGCAGCCAGCACGCTCACCCGCGAACGGTTCGCCTGGAACCCGACCGGCTCCGGGCTGCTCGAGGACATCGCGGGCGGTGCGTACGGGCGTTCCTAA
- a CDS encoding GNAT family N-acetyltransferase — MSGLVIREATEIDFPGIARITRDAYLGAGYFEDAEHPYMRQVVDVAFRADRGTILVAERDGRLVGSVTLMAHGDGFDQVARKGEFEFRLLVVDPAVQRTGAATALVSEVEARARRAGATAVVLTTGIDWVAPHALYARLGYERAPERDWPIEGTDIWLPVYRKAL, encoded by the coding sequence GTGAGCGGACTTGTGATCCGCGAGGCCACCGAGATCGATTTCCCCGGGATCGCCCGGATCACCCGCGACGCGTATCTGGGAGCCGGCTACTTCGAGGACGCTGAACATCCGTACATGCGGCAGGTCGTCGATGTGGCCTTCCGGGCCGATCGCGGCACGATCCTCGTGGCCGAGAGGGACGGGCGCCTCGTCGGCTCGGTGACGCTCATGGCCCACGGCGATGGCTTCGACCAGGTGGCCCGCAAGGGGGAGTTCGAGTTCCGTCTCCTCGTCGTCGACCCCGCGGTCCAGCGCACGGGGGCGGCGACGGCCCTCGTCTCAGAGGTCGAGGCGAGGGCACGGCGCGCGGGGGCGACCGCCGTCGTCCTCACGACCGGCATCGACTGGGTGGCCCCGCACGCCCTCTACGCCCGCCTCGGCTACGAGCGCGCGCCGGAACGGGACTGGCCCATCGAGGGGACGGACATCTGGCTTCCGGTGTACCGGAAAGCGCTCTGA
- a CDS encoding inositol monophosphatase family protein — protein sequence MDYTEDFLAELLGTARRAAAAGAAVLAGRDGANLSQETKSSGSDWVTEFDLAAERAVRAVLADERPRDIVTGEEQGTTIVDSPSGFRWSIDPLDGTTNFIRDIVYYATSVAVADENGRWLAGVVRAPALRREYWALHGGGAFRADDGGEPRPLDGPLPGRDSAGSALLATGFSYDPSIRAEQARALPGLMDGFGDIRRLGSAALDLCLVADGTHDAYGERGLNEHDFAAGALIAEEAGCWVRRPQLTSPLEGGPSAEERLALWTCAGGIEFSGRFPVE from the coding sequence ATGGATTACACCGAGGACTTCCTGGCCGAGCTCCTGGGCACCGCTCGGCGCGCGGCGGCTGCTGGCGCTGCCGTCTTGGCCGGACGGGACGGTGCGAATCTGAGCCAGGAGACGAAGAGCTCGGGAAGCGACTGGGTCACCGAGTTCGACCTTGCTGCCGAGCGTGCAGTCCGGGCCGTCCTCGCGGACGAGCGGCCGCGCGACATCGTGACCGGTGAGGAGCAGGGCACCACGATTGTCGACTCGCCGAGCGGCTTCCGGTGGTCGATCGACCCGCTTGACGGCACCACGAACTTCATCCGGGACATCGTCTATTACGCAACCAGCGTCGCGGTCGCCGATGAGAACGGAAGGTGGCTCGCCGGCGTCGTCCGTGCCCCTGCCCTCCGGAGGGAGTACTGGGCCCTCCACGGTGGCGGTGCCTTCAGAGCGGACGACGGCGGCGAGCCGCGGCCGCTCGACGGCCCCCTTCCTGGGCGGGATTCTGCTGGTTCCGCCCTCCTCGCCACCGGTTTCAGCTACGACCCGTCCATCCGTGCGGAGCAGGCTCGCGCTCTCCCCGGCCTCATGGACGGATTCGGGGACATACGCCGCCTCGGTTCGGCGGCCCTCGACCTGTGCCTCGTGGCAGACGGTACCCACGACGCGTACGGGGAGCGCGGCCTGAACGAGCACGATTTCGCCGCGGGTGCCCTCATCGCCGAGGAGGCAGGCTGTTGGGTGAGGCGCCCCCAGCTCACGAGCCCGCTCGAGGGCGGGCCGTCGGCCGAGGAGCGCCTCGCCCTGTGGACCTGCGCGGGCGGCATCGAGTTTTCGGGTCGATTCCCGGTCGAATGA